From Panicum hallii strain FIL2 chromosome 2, PHallii_v3.1, whole genome shotgun sequence, a single genomic window includes:
- the LOC112883175 gene encoding E3 ubiquitin-protein ligase CIP8-like produces the protein MDDDGDWITARYLLSSILGRNPLVVDYVDEESFLVDPPPAAAGGRLAEAPPPAVSAPPAERASAGVAGTVCAVCTEEIVVADAVVRLPCAHWYHDHCIAPWLGIRGTCPMCRTELPPRDGGEEEAGPAGRAKPARARAGTSDVASASTRARRDAAYEYLAGGVLSG, from the coding sequence atggacgacgacggcgactgGATCACGGCGAGGTACCTCCTCTCGTCGATCCTCGGGCGGAACCCACTGGTCGTGGACTACGTCGACGAGGAGTCCTTCCTCGTCGaccctcctcccgccgccgcgggcggcCGCCTTGCAGAGGCGCCGCCACCGGCTGTTTCGGCACCGCCGGCGGAGCGGGCGTCCGCGGGCGTGGCCGGCACGGTGTGCGCGGTGTGCACGGAGGAGATCGTGGTGGCGGACGCCGTGGTGCGGCTGCCGTGCGCGCactggtaccacgaccactgcATCGCGCCGTGGCTCGGAATCCGCGGCACCTGCCCCATGTGCCGCACCGAGCTGCCGCccagggacggcggcgaggaggaggccggCCCCGCCGGTCGCGCCAAGCCGGCGCGCGCCCGGGCCGGGACCAGCGACGTTGCCAGCGCAAGCACCCGCGCGCGGCGGGACGCGGCGTACGAGTACCTCGCCGGCGGTGTGCTGTCGGGCTGA